The genomic region ACCTACTTGTGAATAGGCGTTTTCGTTAGTGTGGATAATCTCAGTATCCGTGATTTTCGCGTTTTTAATCCGCTCACCGAGTGTCTCGCCGGTGATAGTGAGGGCGTCTAGGTGCAGAATAGATTCTGTATTTGTTTCATCATTCCCACAAATATTTTCTAATTGCTTAGAATCTTGTGTTTTTGTTGCAAGGGGGGACAAGGGGGCTTGAATTGCGAAGTCGCTCCCCTTATCCCCCCGCTTAGCCACTTCATGCATTACCGCTGAGACTCCACCCGCTCTATTAATATCCTCCATATGCACACTACTTAAAGCAGGGGCGATTTTAGCTATGTGTGCGACATTTGCAGCGATTTTGTTGATAGATTCTAGATTAAATTCCACTTCCGCTTCCTTAGCAATAGCAAGCATGTGTAAAATCGTATTTGTGCTTCCACCCATTGCCATATCTACGACAAAAGCATTATGCACAGCTTTTGCGTTTAAAATATTGCGGAATCTAAATTTCTCACTTTGCTTCTCATCGCATGTTATTTCAACAATTCTTCGCGCAGCTTTGCGTAATAGTTCTTCGCGCTCAGGAGTTAGGGCTAAAATCGTCCCATTCCCCTCTAATGCCACGCCCATAGCTTCACAAAGCGTATTCATAGAGTTTGCAGTAAACATACCGCTACAACTTCCACCTCCCGGACAAGCTTGGCATTCTATCGCGTGCAATTGCTTTTCATCTATCTTGCCACTCTCAAATGCTCCCACCGCTTCAAATGCGGAATTTAAATCCAAAATCGTGCCATCTTCTAGCCTGCCTGCTTTCATAGGACCGCCACTTACAAAGATTGTTGGCACATTCACGCGCAATGCTCCCATAAGCATACCCGGCACGATTTTATCGCAGTTTGGGATACAAATCATCGCATCAAGGGCGTGGGCGTTCATCACAGATTCTATTGCATCAGCGATTAGCTCACGACTTGGCAAGGAGTAAAGCATACCACTATGCCCCATAGCAATGCCATCATCTACGCCAATTGTGTTAAACTCAAAAGGCACGCCTCCAGCTTTTCTAATTTCTTCTTTGACAATTTGAGCATATTTATTTAAGAAAAAATGCCCCGGAATAATATCTATGTAACTATTTGCCACGCCAATAAAGGGCTTATTAAAATCCTCATCTTTAAGCCCTGTGGCACGCAATAAACTCCTATGAGGAGCCCTTTGGTAACCTTTCTTAATAATATCACTTCGCATAAAAGTCCTTATTGTGGTGTTGTTTAGAATCCGGCATTATAACCCAAAAACAAGCACGATACTCTCCTTTTAAAGATTATGCAAGATTCTATAAAGTAAAATAACTTTTTTTTACAATACTATTTTTATACTATAAAATAGCAGAAATGGCTTACAGGGGGGAAATATGTTTGAAGAATCCATACTTTTTACCTGTGCTAAACTCGCGCATTATATGAAATATAAATCAAAAGAAGTCGTGCAGATGACGGGCTTTAGCGATGGGCGTGAGATAGGGTTGCTTATGATTGTGGCAGAAAAGCAGGTTTCACAAATTAAAATTGCAGAAATGGTTGATACGGATAAAAACACCGTGCGCTTTTTTGTTGATAGGCTAGAATCTCTAGGGCTTGTTAAGCGACAAAAAAACCCAAACAATCGCAAGGAAAATCTTATCATTCTTACAGAACAGGGCAAGCAAAAGGTTGATGAGATTCTTCTGATGATGTTGGAGAATGAGCGCAAATTGCTCTATATGTATAGTGATGAGGAGATTAAGGAACTTTCAAAACTGCTAGCGAAGTTTTATAAAAGTATGGAAGAAAGTTGCGGGTGTAAATAAAACACAGGGCTTCTTAAGCGCGCGAATAGATTCTTAAAATTTGGCATTTTGAAAGTTTGCAATGAGATTCTTAAGATTTATACGAAGAATAATAAAAATAAAATATTTATTAATAAAAAAAGCTATATAATAATTTTTCTCTTTTATAAAATTTACAACTTCACGACTTAAGGAGCAACAATGAAAAAGAAATACTTACTAGCAGGCGCATTGGCGTTTTCTCTTGCCCCATTTTCTATCGTTCTAGGAGAGAATCTACCAGATGACGTAGCACTTAGGAAAATGGTATTAGATAATGGTATCAAGCCTTTTCCAAAAACAGCTCAAGAATTAAGCGCATTGGCTGAAAAAAGCGCGCCAGAATCTAAGACAAACAAAAGCACACCAGCAAAAGTCGAACTTGGCAAAAAGCTTTATTTCGACCCGCGCCTTTCTCGCAGTAACCTAATCTCTTGTAATACCTGCCATAATTTGGGGCTAGGTGGCGTGGATTTGGTCCCAGCGGCTATCGGGCATAAATGGCAGCCAAACCCAGAACATCTCAATTCTCCAAGCGTCTATAACAGCGTGTTTAATGAAGTGCAGTTTTGGAATGGTAGAGCCACGCATCTTTCTGAGCAAGCACAAGGACCTATGGAAAATCCGGTCGAAATGGCGTACGCAAAAAAAGAGATTGAAAAGCGTATAAACTCAATTCCAGCGTATGTTGATGAATTTAAAAAAGCATATGGAGCTAATACGAAAATAAGTTTTGAGCTTATCGCGGAGACTATCGGCGTATTTGAGCGCACACTTGTTACACCTTCACCTTTTGATGATTATATGAATGGCAACAACAACGCACTTAACAAACAGCAAAAAGAGGGCTTGGTGCTTTTCATCGATAAAGGTTGCGCGACTTGCCATAGCGGGATAAATCTTGGCGGAAGTATGCAACCATTTAATGTGGTGAAGGAATACAAATTTACTTCGCTTGGAGGCTTTAAAGGTAACGAAGATGGTATGGTAAAAACGCCTACATTGCGTAACATTGCGCAGACTGCACCATATTTCCATAATGGTGCGATTTGGAAGCTTACCGATGCGATTAAGGAAATGGGAAGCGTGCAGCTTGGCACTGATATAGATGATACTCAAGCGCAGAGTATTGCGGCTTTCTTGCGCTCACTCACAGGACGCAAGCCAACAATTGAGTATCCACAGCTTCCGGATTCTACGGATAACACCTCTATACCGACTTTTGATTGATTTTTGCAAAGCCCCTTTTGCTTGGGGCAAAGCCTACAAAATCCTATGCATAAAAAAATACAAGATTTTCTCTCCAAGCAATACACCTTGCATTTAAGCGTATGCGCTTCTTTCCAAGATTCTAAACTTAACAAAGATTGTAAATCTAAAAAAAAATGTGAATCTAGCGGAGATTCTAGTGTGCAAATCCCCTACACTGCGTGCTGTTTTTATGCTTTTGATGCAAGTGAATATGCACTTATTTTTAAAAGCGATTCTGAGACAAAGCATATCATTTATGCTAAAAATGCTCCAATAGTGGGCGTGAGTATCGCATATAGCAGTTTAAAGATCACGCATATCAAAGGCGCGCAAATCCGCGCGGAATTTTTGAGTGCCACGCAATCTCAAGAAGAGTTGTATTACAAAAAATTCCCTTTTGCTAAGGCACATCAAGGCTCACTTTGGCAACTTAGAATCGTATGGCTCAAATACACGGACAATACCCTTTTTGGTGCAAAGAAAATGGAATTCGTGAGAGAGAAAAATTAAAGTAAATCTTGGCTAGCGCACTCGCGGTTTTAGTTTGTTTGCCTTACTAAATTCTACGATTTTGCCGTGAAATCGCGCGAAAACTTGTGCTAAAGAAATATCAAAATCATAAGATTCTTTTCCTCGCTCCATTCCGCTTGTTACAAAGCTTTGCAGTCCTTCATAATCGTAAAATTCAAAGCCAAGCAATCCCAAAAGCCTTTGCGTGTAGGAATCCACAACCATTTCCTCGCGTTTAAGCGCGTAGTTTAGGATACTAGAGGCACTTTCCTGCCCTATGCCTTTTTGGGCGAGCAGCCACTCTTTTTCTACCTGCGCGCTAAAGGTTGCAAAATCCCCAAAATCCGCGATGAGGTTACGTGCAAAGAGTGTGATTCTCTGTGCTTTTTGATTGTGAAAGCCTGCCTTGTGGGTGTATTGCGCGAGCACATCAAGGGGCGTGTGAGTAAGAATTTCTAAAATCTTATCAGCAAAAATTTCTTGTGAAGTGTAGGCTAAATGTGGATATTGACACTGCGAAAATTGCGCCATATCAGGCGTAGAAATATCGTGCGCAATAATTTTGTAAAAATACTCATAAAGTGCAAGTTGTGCGCTGTGTGCGTTTTCATATTTTGTATTTTGTCCTAAAAAGCTTGCAATGCAATGCTCAAGGCTTGGAGCTTGAGAATCTTGTGCGCCTTTTAGCTCTATGCCGTTTTTTACCTCAAGCGAGCGCAAACTCGGCCACCACCAGCTATTTTCATCACCAACATAAAAATGTGCTTTGAGAATCTCAAACAAATCAAAGCCATTTGTAAGCGTTAGATTTTTTAAAATATCTTGCAAATTGAAAAACTCCTAAATTTTCACAAATTCAAAAAGTCCAGTGGTGCCGTTATTGTCGTATTCTGGTATAGAATCGAGTGCGTTTTGATTGATTTTAAGCTCATTAGATTCATAGCGCATAACATTTTTTACATCAAATCCATCAATGTAGCCAAACTCCAAAAGCTGCATAGAATCTAGTGTTTGGATAATGATTTCAGGGTGAAACACACGATGAGCATTAAAACACACCTTGCTTGTTTGTCCCACAGGCACGCTAAAATACAGCTTCCCGCCTTTTTTCAACACGCGTTGAAAGCTTTTGAGTGCTTGCTCCCACGCATTTGGATTGATAGGATCGCCATAACGTCCTAAACCAAAATGCTCTACGCTGCAAAGGGCTGAAAGGGATTCTATGCTTTCATCTGCGATGTTTTCGAGATTTGTCGCATCAGCGCAAATATATTCGATTCCGCCTTGGAATCTCTGTTTTGCCCCCCCCCCCCATTTACGCTTCTAGGCTCTTTGAGGAAGTTTGTATCAAAGTTATTATTCATCTTGCGAATATCAATAAGCACGATTTTTTGCTTCATTCCTAGTAAATGCGCGATAAATCCCGCCACATACGAACCTACATCATAATGCACGCTTGGCATATTTTCATACACCTTGCGCGCACCCCAAATATCTTGGATAAAGTATTGATTGTCTAGGCTTCCATTTGGCGCATATTTATCAAAGCGACAAATAAAATCATATTTTTTGCCAAGCTTAAAGCGTGTGTCAGTGTTGAGACACTCATACATTGCACGATCAGATTCTAGCTCGGCATCACTCATACCCTTATGCTCCTTGATAAATACTCGTTTGATTTGTCTGCCTATCCGACGCAACTCTCTTGGTATTTTATTCATTTTTGCATACTCCTTATTTTTGCGAAAGTTGGTCTGCCATTCTAGCAGATTTTGCCTCTTATGCAAGCGCGCTCGCACTCATATCCCACATAGGCACAAAAATCCCCAAAGCCAAAAGCAAAATCATTCCGCCCATAAGCAAGCTCAAAAGTGGCTCAAGCAGGTGTAAGAGGAGATCGACTTTTTCCTCATATTCATGTTTTTTGTTTTGCGCAATTTTTGAGAGAATCTCACCCAAACGCCCGCTTTTCTCGCCAACATTAAGAAGTGCGAGCGAGAGAGAATCTAAAAGTCCTAGATTTGCAAGCGCGCTATTTAGAGGTTGGGAAAGCTCGAGCAGGGGAAGCAGTTTTTCATAATGTTTTTTAAGCGCGCTATTTTGCACACATTCAATGCTTGGGCGCAGAGACTGCCCCAGACTTAGCGCGCCTTGCAACATACAAGAAAGCCCAAAGCAAAAATTATAAGATTCTTTTAATGTGATGAGTTCCCCAAAAAGTGGCAAGCGCAAAAGAAATGTATCGATATGATTTTTTACGTGGGTGTTTTTTTCATACGCTATACGCACACCAAGAATCCCACCTAGCGCAAAAATCGCGCTTAAAAGCCCAAAAGATTCAATAAAATTTGCCACCCAAATAAGAATTCTTGTGTAAATTGGCAATTCCACGCGTAGCTCATTAAAAAGCTCCAAAAATGGTGGCATCACAAAATAAATAATCGCTAC from Helicobacter himalayensis harbors:
- the ilvD gene encoding dihydroxy-acid dehydratase; its protein translation is MRSDIIKKGYQRAPHRSLLRATGLKDEDFNKPFIGVANSYIDIIPGHFFLNKYAQIVKEEIRKAGGVPFEFNTIGVDDGIAMGHSGMLYSLPSRELIADAIESVMNAHALDAMICIPNCDKIVPGMLMGALRVNVPTIFVSGGPMKAGRLEDGTILDLNSAFEAVGAFESGKIDEKQLHAIECQACPGGGSCSGMFTANSMNTLCEAMGVALEGNGTILALTPEREELLRKAARRIVEITCDEKQSEKFRFRNILNAKAVHNAFVVDMAMGGSTNTILHMLAIAKEAEVEFNLESINKIAANVAHIAKIAPALSSVHMEDINRAGGVSAVMHEVAKRGDKGSDFAIQAPLSPLATKTQDSKQLENICGNDETNTESILHLDALTITGETLGERIKNAKITDTEIIHTNENAYSQVGGLKILFGNLCEQGSVLKVAAVAESMKEFEGVAVCFNSQDEAIKGIAGGKVKPGNVVVIRYEGPKGGPGMQEMLSPTSLIMGMGLGESVALITDGRFSGATRGACIGHVSPEAAEGGLIALVEDGDKIAISVSKGSLELLVDSKTLESRKAQYKPIKKEIQSKWLKRYSLLVSNAANGAVLKTEL
- a CDS encoding MarR family winged helix-turn-helix transcriptional regulator, whose product is MFEESILFTCAKLAHYMKYKSKEVVQMTGFSDGREIGLLMIVAEKQVSQIKIAEMVDTDKNTVRFFVDRLESLGLVKRQKNPNNRKENLIILTEQGKQKVDEILLMMLENERKLLYMYSDEEIKELSKLLAKFYKSMEESCGCK
- a CDS encoding cytochrome-c peroxidase; translated protein: MKKKYLLAGALAFSLAPFSIVLGENLPDDVALRKMVLDNGIKPFPKTAQELSALAEKSAPESKTNKSTPAKVELGKKLYFDPRLSRSNLISCNTCHNLGLGGVDLVPAAIGHKWQPNPEHLNSPSVYNSVFNEVQFWNGRATHLSEQAQGPMENPVEMAYAKKEIEKRINSIPAYVDEFKKAYGANTKISFELIAETIGVFERTLVTPSPFDDYMNGNNNALNKQQKEGLVLFIDKGCATCHSGINLGGSMQPFNVVKEYKFTSLGGFKGNEDGMVKTPTLRNIAQTAPYFHNGAIWKLTDAIKEMGSVQLGTDIDDTQAQSIAAFLRSLTGRKPTIEYPQLPDSTDNTSIPTFD
- a CDS encoding DUF268 domain-containing protein, with product MEYICADATNLENIADESIESLSALCSVEHFGLGRYGDPINPNAWEQALKSFQRVLKKGGKLYFSVPVGQTSKVCFNAHRVFHPEIIIQTLDSMQLLEFGYIDGFDVKNVMRYESNELKINQNALDSIPEYDNNGTTGLFEFVKI
- a CDS encoding type II secretion system F family protein → MQDFFSFLKKRTYSLQKVSNKELSALFYQMALMLDSGVDLMECMKALQVQSARLQATMKDICQRLQDGLSLEMAFARHMEIFGNLACVSLGLGEKSGDLQAIASMLALEFSAKAELNTKTKKALLYPAMLLFSLIGAFVAIIYFVMPPFLELFNELRVELPIYTRILIWVANFIESFGLLSAIFALGGILGVRIAYEKNTHVKNHIDTFLLRLPLFGELITLKESYNFCFGLSCMLQGALSLGQSLRPSIECVQNSALKKHYEKLLPLLELSQPLNSALANLGLLDSLSLALLNVGEKSGRLGEILSKIAQNKKHEYEEKVDLLLHLLEPLLSLLMGGMILLLALGIFVPMWDMSASALA